Proteins co-encoded in one Acipenser ruthenus chromosome 3, fAciRut3.2 maternal haplotype, whole genome shotgun sequence genomic window:
- the LOC117435612 gene encoding frizzled-6-like produces MQKMQRLGCFVFFLEVIGVPLIQGHSAFTCEPIKVHRCLGIHYNMTFFPNMMEHYDQDIAAKKMEPFVPLISLSCSPEVHKFMCEAFVPACTDQNKVIHPCRSLCERVHSDCGKVMDTFGVTWPPELDCGRLEECRGSQPATLAPSTKHAVTQKTTQPVQRDYGFWCPLKLKTPVGQGSMFLGVSDCAPPCANMYFTSNEIKFAKNFIGIVSIICLCATLFTVFTFLIDVKRFRYPERPIIFYAVCYSIVSLIYFTGFLLDNSTACNKANEKLGRMETVVQGSQNKACTVLFMLLYFFSTAGTVWWVILTITWFLAAGPKWSCEAIEKKAVWFHSSAWGIPGALTVMLLAMNKVEGDGISGVCFVGLYDLDALRYFVLAPLCTGVVVGLSLLLAGIISLNHVRRVIQHDERNQEKLKKFMIRIGVFSGLYLVPLVTLLGCYIYEQGHRSTWEMTWINDHCEEYHIPCRPYQIKTLARPDLSLFLVKYLMTLIVGISSVFWVSSKKTCSEWAFFFKKTRKRDPISESRKVLQESCEFFLKQNSRVQHKKKHYKPNSHKLRVISKSMGTSTGAAANHGTSAVGITNHGVLAQAAEIRASSDASGKELAEQGSSTRAAQPRSKSRERVPSGQALPSRALSGDTMEKRSKAGSSGKVSSLSESLQRVPDGRLTPRSDFLEGRPVQSTHPLPRSSSQPSSIKGSTSFLVHIVPEEKKDENLDNSCSNT; encoded by the exons ATGCAAAAAATGCAGagattgggatgttttgtgttctttttgGAGGTGATTGGAGTACCCCTGATCCAGGGACACAGCGCTTTCACGTGTGAACCCATTAAAGTTCACAGATGTCTTGGGATACACTACAACATGACATTTTTTCCTAATATGATGGAACATTATGACCAagatattgctgccaaaaaaatGGAG ccgTTTGTTCCACTGATCAGTCTCAGCTGTTCTCCAGAAGTCCACAAGTTTATGTGTGAGGCATTTGTGCCAGCCTGCACTGACCAAAACAAAGTGATTCACCCGTGCAGGAGCCTGTGTGAGCGAGTTCACTCTGACTGTGGAAAGGTGATGGATACTTTTGGAGTCACATGGCCCCCTGAGCTTGATTgtggcag GTTGGAAGAATGTCGAGGTTCTCAGCCTGCTACTCTGGCTCCTTCCACTAAGCACGCAGTCACCCAGAAGACAACCCAGCCTGTGCAGAGGGACTATGGATTCTGGTGTCCTCTGAAGCTCAAGACCCCGGTTGGCCAGGGTTCCATGTTTCTGGGAGTGAGTGACTGCGCACCGCCATGTGCAAACATGTACTTCACAAGCAATGAAATCAAATTTGCCAAGAACTTCATTGGGATTGTTTCCATTATCTGCCTTTGCGCAACGCTGTTTACCGTCTTTACGTTCCTGATTGACGTCAAGAGGTTCAGGTACCCCGAGCGTCCGATCATCTTCTACGCCGTGTGCTACAGCATCGTCTCCTTAATCTACTTCACAGGGTTCCTGCTGGATAACAGCACAGCTTGCAACAAGGCTAACGAGAAGCTGGGGCGCATGGAAACTGTAGTCCAGGGCTCGCAGAACAAGGCCTGCACTGTCCTCTTTATGCTGCTTTATTTCTTTTCCACTGCTGGAACAGTGTGGTGGGTTATTCTGACCATTACCTGGTTCTTGGCTGCGGGGCCCAAGTGGAGCTGTGAAGCTATTGAGAAGAAGGCAGTGTGGTTTCACTCCTCAGCTTGGGGGATTCCCGGGGCTCTGACAGTGATGTTGCTGGCCATGAACAAAGTGGAGGGCGACGGCATCAGCGGGGTGTGCTTCGTGGGGCTGTATGACCTGGACGCACTGCGCTACTTCGTCCTGGCCCCCCTGTGCACCGGTGTGGTTGTGGGTCTGTCTCTGCTCTTGGCCGGCATCATCTCCCTCAATCACGTGCGGCGGGTGATCCAGCACGACGAGCGGAACCAGGAGAAGCTGAAGAAGTTCATGATCCGGATTGGTGTCTTCAGCGGTCTTTATCTGGTGCCTTTGGTTACCCTGCTGGGGTGCTACATCTACGAACAAGGTCACCGTTCCACTTGGGAAATGACGTGGATCAATGACCATTGTGAAGAGTACCACATCCCCTGCCGACCTTACCAG ATCAAGACGTTAGCAAGGCCGGATCTTTCCCTGTTCCTGGTAAAATATCTGATGACCCTGATCGTTGGCATTTCATCTGTCTTCTGGGTCAGCAGTAAGAAGACATGTTCAGAATGGGCATTTTTCTTCAAAAAGACTCGCAAGAGAGA TCCCATCAGTGAGAGTCGAAAAGTGCTGCAAGAATCCTGTGagtttttcttaaaacaaaactCCAGAGTGCAGCACAAAAAGAAGCACTACAAGCCAAACTCCCACAAGCTGAGGGTCATCTCAAAGTCGATGGGGACCAGCACAGGAGCAGCGGCAAACCACGGCACGTCTGCAGTCGGCATCACCAATCATGGCGTTTTAGCCCAGGCCGCAGAGATCAGGGCTTCATCGGATGCTTCTGGGAAAGAGCTTGCAGAACAGGGCAGTTCCACTCGGGCAGCCCAGCCTCGATCAAAATCCAGGGAACGGGTACCTTCTGGCCAGGCATTGCCGTCACGTGCTTTGTCTGGGGATACAATGGAGAAGAGGAGCAAAGCGGGGAGCTCTGGCAAAGTGAGCAGCCTCTCTGAGAGTTTGCAGCGAGTCCCTGATGGAAG
- the LOC131712160 gene encoding uncharacterized protein LOC131712160 → MASRGWKHPADAFCYVCGQFIKTRAKKYSVEASAKMCEAYKAYFGMPVGDQDKPWAPHFTCEHCKKTLEGWYRGEKRAMKFAIPRIWREPTDHSSNCYFCMVDPSKRTEFSVGRNNVKWEPLVDPRKVLMPPLHIKLGLMKQFVRSLDKESAAFKYLQDFFPKLSEAKVKADVFVGPQIKKILECNEFPKKLTSKEKAAWNSFVAVVRGFLGNHKAENYVELVETLVKNYGTVGCRMSLKVHIFDAHLDKFKENMGAYSEEQGEHFHQDILDFERRYQGQYNENMMGDYIWGLIRESDLQYNRKSRKTTHF, encoded by the exons atggcatcaagaggctggaagcatccggcagacgcattttgctatgtctgcggccaatttatcaagacaagagcgaaaaagtactctgtggaagcatctgctaagatgtgtgaggcctacaaggcatatttcggcatgcctgttggggatcaagacaaaccctgggcacctcatttcacctgcgagcactgcaaaaaaactctggaag gatggtacagaggggaaaagagagccatgaagtttgctatcccaagaatttggcgggaacccactgaccactcaagcaactgctacttctgcatggtggacccttccaagcggaccgagttctctgtggggaggaacaacgtcaagtgggagccactggtggacccccggaaggtgctgatgccaccactgcacatcaaactgggccttatgaaacaatttgtcagatctctagataaggagtcagcagccttcaagtaccttcaagacttcttccctaagctgtctgaggcaaaggtcaaagccgatgtcttcgtcggaccacagataaagaagatcctggagtgcaatgaattccccaagaagctcactagtaaggagaaagcggcttggaacagctttgtcgcagtggttcggggcttcctgggcaatcacaaggccgaaaactatgtggagctcgttgagactctggtgaagaactacggcacagtgggctgtaggatgtccctcaaagtccatatctttgatgctcatcttgataaattcaaggagaacatgggagcgtactcggaggagcaaggcgagcacttccaccaggatatactggactttgaacgccgctaccaaggacagtataacgagaacatgatgggagactacatttgggggctgattcgtgaaagtgatttacagtataatcgtaaatctcgaaaaactactcacttctaa